The proteins below are encoded in one region of Borrelia hispanica CRI:
- a CDS encoding YigZ family protein translates to MMLIPKENIYSKIEVKKSIFLSYIFQVSTREEINKILKEYKLKFKTATHIVYGFRIGNLNSFTNGMSDDKEPKHTAGKPTLEAILNKNLTDTLIITVRYFGGTLLGKQGLNKAYSKSAYEVINKTNLIEKEENEILSLNLNYNQYNLLTRMQNKIGIKIIDASFLDKIHTKIQFNTKNKNSILEFLQGNSLL, encoded by the coding sequence ATGATGTTAATTCCTAAAGAAAATATTTATTCAAAAATTGAAGTCAAAAAATCAATTTTCTTATCATACATTTTCCAAGTAAGTACAAGAGAAGAAATAAATAAAATATTAAAAGAATACAAATTAAAATTTAAAACTGCAACTCATATTGTCTATGGATTTAGAATCGGCAACTTAAATTCGTTTACAAATGGAATGAGTGATGATAAAGAACCCAAACATACAGCTGGGAAACCAACTTTGGAAGCCATATTAAACAAAAATTTAACAGATACTCTTATTATTACAGTACGATATTTCGGTGGCACTCTACTTGGCAAACAAGGCTTAAACAAAGCATATTCTAAATCAGCATACGAAGTAATAAATAAAACAAATTTAATAGAAAAAGAAGAAAATGAAATATTATCTCTTAATCTAAACTACAATCAATACAATTTACTAACACGAATGCAAAACAAAATTGGAATTAAAATTATAGATGCAAGCTTTTTAGATAAGATACACACTAAAATCCAATTTAACACAAAAAATAAAAACAGTATCCTTGAATTTTTACAAGGAAATTCACTTTTATAA
- a CDS encoding DUF1893 domain-containing protein, whose protein sequence is MISGLNPTLRLFKEHRILYSNMERGLKPLLEVDNFINKYIQNKEGLEIYDKIVGKAAAVIIYNIGLQNVQAGVISQPAKDFLESRGIRVSFKKLVERINDKTENLIESLENPEEVYKYLIKRGIIVSNF, encoded by the coding sequence ATGATATCAGGTTTAAATCCTACATTGAGGTTATTTAAAGAGCATAGAATACTTTACTCTAATATGGAGAGAGGTTTAAAGCCCCTTTTAGAGGTTGATAATTTTATTAATAAGTATATTCAGAATAAAGAAGGTTTAGAGATTTATGATAAAATTGTAGGCAAGGCAGCCGCTGTTATTATTTATAATATTGGGCTTCAAAATGTTCAAGCAGGTGTTATTTCACAACCAGCTAAAGACTTTTTAGAAAGTAGAGGAATACGGGTAAGTTTTAAAAAGCTGGTAGAGAGGATAAATGATAAAACAGAAAATTTAATTGAGAGTTTGGAAAATCCAGAAGAAGTTTATAAATATCTTATTAAAAGAGGAATTATTGTGAGTAATTTTTAA
- the rsmI gene encoding 16S rRNA (cytidine(1402)-2'-O)-methyltransferase: MLYIVGTPIGNLGDITYRAIDILKLVDVIFAEDTRIARRLLSHYGIVKKLISCNAITECKRIDLLLSYLSSGSNVAFVSDAGTPCLSDPGSLLVDAAFKNGYKVCPIPGISSFNTVISVNPFRDKVIVFEGFLPNKGVKRVKRIEELYYRGDAFILLESSHRILKLLSEISLVDLNANVLVGREMTKLYEEYKIGKPLELRKYFEGHNKDKGEFTILVSRKSKN; the protein is encoded by the coding sequence GTGTTATATATTGTGGGAACGCCTATAGGTAATTTAGGTGATATTACATATCGTGCAATTGATATTTTGAAGTTGGTTGATGTTATATTTGCTGAGGATACAAGAATTGCTAGGCGGCTTTTATCTCATTATGGTATTGTTAAAAAGTTAATTTCTTGTAATGCTATAACAGAATGTAAGCGAATTGATTTATTGTTAAGTTATTTGTCTAGTGGAAGCAATGTGGCTTTTGTTAGTGATGCGGGAACCCCTTGTCTTAGTGATCCTGGTAGTTTGCTTGTTGATGCAGCATTTAAAAATGGATATAAAGTGTGTCCTATTCCGGGTATTAGCTCTTTTAATACAGTAATTAGTGTTAATCCTTTTAGAGATAAAGTCATAGTATTTGAAGGATTTTTGCCAAATAAAGGAGTTAAAAGGGTAAAGCGCATTGAAGAACTTTATTATAGAGGAGATGCATTTATTTTGCTTGAATCTAGTCATAGAATTTTAAAATTATTGTCTGAAATTTCTTTAGTAGATTTAAATGCCAATGTTCTTGTTGGTCGTGAGATGACTAAGTTATATGAAGAATATAAAATTGGTAAACCTTTGGAATTGAGAAAATATTTTGAAGGGCATAATAAAGATAAAGGAGAATTTACAATTTTGGTTAGTAGAAAGTCTAAAAACTGA
- a CDS encoding DNA-3-methyladenine glycosylase, whose protein sequence is MNREFFMQDAVIVARSLLGHLLVRKINEREIISRIVETEAYMGVIDKACHAYGGTITNRTSAMYNVGGYAYIYMIYGIYYMLNVVASDEHDPHAVLIRGIEPISPKIDGIFTNGPGKLTKFLNIDLKFNKIDLLNDNKLFLRKSLSLNFEIVCAKRINIHYAGEEYANKLWRFYIKGNKFVSKY, encoded by the coding sequence ATGAATAGAGAATTTTTTATGCAAGATGCTGTTATTGTGGCTCGATCCTTACTTGGACATTTATTAGTTAGAAAAATAAATGAGAGAGAGATTATTTCAAGAATTGTTGAAACAGAAGCCTATATGGGTGTCATTGATAAGGCTTGTCATGCTTATGGTGGTACAATAACGAATCGTACTAGTGCTATGTATAATGTTGGGGGATATGCTTATATTTATATGATCTATGGTATATATTATATGTTAAATGTTGTGGCATCTGATGAACATGATCCCCATGCTGTTTTGATAAGAGGAATTGAGCCTATTTCTCCAAAAATTGATGGGATATTTACTAATGGACCTGGTAAACTTACTAAATTTTTAAATATAGATTTAAAATTTAACAAAATAGATTTGCTTAATGATAATAAGCTTTTTTTAAGGAAGAGTTTATCTTTAAATTTTGAAATTGTATGTGCAAAGAGAATAAATATTCATTATGCAGGTGAAGAGTATGCAAATAAACTTTGGAGATTTTATATAAAGGGTAATAAATTTGTTTCTAAATATTAA
- the purB gene encoding adenylosuccinate lyase has product MEQYLNPLKSRYASKEMLYIFSPKFKYTTWRKLWYNLALVQQELGININNDQLNELYKQIENIDFKLVEKYEKKFQHEVMAHLYAYADLVGEDAKKILHLGVTSAYLMDNTDLIQIKEALLLIEKKLTEIIIILKQFSIKYKDLATLAYTHLQEAQLTTLGKRSSLWLQSLIFDFRELKFIISNMCFRGVKGTVGNQSSFKELFLSNFDKVKALDINLAKKMGFEKVYKITGQTYDRKFDSSILNFLSNLAQSAHKITNDIRFMQHLREIEENFEKHQIGSSAMPYKRNPIYSERVASLAKFIISLQSSGGLIATTQWLERTLDDSACKRLNIPQAFLATDAILILLNKIFSNIKVNERIIEKHVQTEMPFILTEDILMKATKNGGDRQILHEKIRTYAMQVKENLYLGKNENNLIQLILNDKSFKLTSKDINEILNPNQNIGFAPSQVEDFIKEIIDPIIKNQ; this is encoded by the coding sequence GTGGAGCAATATTTAAACCCATTAAAATCAAGATATGCAAGCAAAGAAATGCTCTATATTTTTTCACCTAAATTTAAGTACACTACATGGAGAAAATTATGGTATAACTTGGCTTTGGTACAACAAGAATTAGGAATAAACATCAATAATGATCAACTTAATGAACTATATAAACAAATTGAAAACATTGACTTTAAACTCGTAGAAAAATACGAGAAAAAATTCCAACATGAAGTTATGGCACATCTTTATGCTTATGCTGATTTAGTTGGAGAAGATGCTAAAAAAATTTTACATCTTGGTGTCACAAGTGCATATTTGATGGATAACACGGATTTAATCCAAATCAAAGAAGCTTTATTATTAATTGAAAAAAAATTAACAGAAATTATCATAATCTTAAAGCAATTTTCAATAAAATATAAAGATCTAGCAACACTTGCATATACACATTTACAAGAAGCACAACTAACAACTCTTGGAAAAAGAAGTAGTTTATGGCTTCAAAGTCTAATTTTTGATTTTAGAGAACTTAAATTCATAATTTCAAATATGTGTTTTAGAGGAGTAAAGGGAACAGTTGGTAATCAAAGCAGTTTTAAAGAATTATTTCTCTCTAATTTCGACAAAGTAAAAGCTCTAGATATTAATCTCGCAAAAAAAATGGGATTTGAAAAAGTTTACAAAATAACTGGGCAAACTTATGATCGAAAATTTGACTCATCAATCCTGAACTTTTTAAGCAACCTAGCCCAAAGTGCTCACAAAATTACCAATGACATCAGATTTATGCAACATCTTAGAGAAATTGAAGAAAATTTTGAAAAACATCAAATAGGTTCATCAGCAATGCCTTATAAAAGAAATCCTATTTACAGTGAAAGAGTAGCTTCTCTTGCTAAATTCATAATAAGTCTACAATCAAGTGGTGGACTTATAGCAACAACTCAATGGCTTGAGAGAACCTTAGATGATTCGGCCTGCAAAAGACTAAACATTCCTCAAGCATTTTTGGCTACTGATGCTATTTTGATACTACTCAATAAAATATTTAGCAATATTAAGGTAAACGAACGAATAATTGAAAAACATGTTCAAACAGAAATGCCATTTATCTTGACGGAAGATATACTAATGAAAGCAACAAAAAATGGCGGTGATAGACAAATCTTACATGAAAAGATAAGAACTTATGCAATGCAAGTAAAGGAAAATTTATACTTAGGAAAAAACGAAAACAATTTAATTCAATTAATTCTCAACGATAAAAGTTTTAAGTTAACATCCAAAGATATAAATGAAATCTTAAATCCAAATCAAAATATAGGATTTGCACCATCTCAAGTTGAAGATTTTATAAAAGAAATAATTGATCCCATTATCAAAAATCAATAA
- a CDS encoding adenylosuccinate synthase, translating to MAIYAVVGTQWGDEGKGKIIDFLSSKIDYVVRFNGGNNAGHTIVVNDKKFIFNLLPSGVLQGAKCILGPSVVIDPLILIQELELLKNNNIKTEIFISDKAHIIMPYHIKFDELSEQKKGIHKIGTTKKGIGPCYADKINRIGIRTIDLLSTEIFAKKLKTNLEEKNQIIEKIYNDKPLDYDDILNTYKKYIEILKSLITNTEKILHNAINSGKHILIEGAQGTMLDIEHGTFPFVTSSNTLITAAAGCGIPISKIKQKIGIIKAFSSRVGLGPFVTEISNSIGDIIREKGQEYGSTTKRPRRIGWLDLLTIKKAISLNELNYLALTKLDILNNIEYLKICTAYEFQGKIYDYIPTSCETIEKVRPIYKVFKGFKEDISNIKNYDDLPIEARAYIEFIEKEVGIKISILSVGSEREKTIFRNQEWSNI from the coding sequence ATGGCAATTTATGCAGTTGTTGGAACTCAATGGGGTGATGAAGGAAAGGGAAAAATTATAGACTTTCTCTCATCAAAAATAGATTATGTTGTAAGATTTAACGGGGGAAATAATGCCGGGCACACAATAGTTGTAAATGACAAAAAATTCATTTTCAATTTATTACCATCAGGTGTGTTGCAAGGAGCAAAATGTATACTAGGACCTAGCGTAGTAATTGATCCATTAATTTTAATTCAAGAACTTGAACTACTCAAAAATAATAATATCAAAACTGAAATATTCATAAGTGATAAAGCACACATAATAATGCCCTACCATATTAAATTTGATGAACTTAGTGAACAAAAAAAAGGTATCCATAAAATTGGCACTACAAAAAAGGGCATTGGGCCATGCTACGCTGACAAGATCAACAGAATAGGAATCAGAACTATTGATTTACTAAGCACAGAAATTTTTGCAAAAAAATTAAAGACAAATTTAGAAGAAAAAAATCAAATTATAGAAAAAATATATAACGATAAACCCTTAGACTATGACGATATTTTAAATACATATAAAAAATATATAGAAATACTCAAATCTCTAATTACTAATACAGAAAAAATATTACATAATGCCATAAATTCAGGAAAACACATTCTAATAGAAGGAGCACAAGGCACAATGCTTGATATTGAACATGGAACATTTCCATTTGTAACTTCAAGCAACACATTAATTACAGCAGCAGCAGGATGTGGTATTCCCATATCAAAAATCAAACAAAAAATTGGAATAATAAAAGCATTCTCATCAAGAGTCGGCTTGGGACCTTTTGTAACAGAAATATCAAATTCTATTGGAGATATAATTCGAGAAAAAGGACAAGAATACGGGTCAACAACAAAAAGACCAAGAAGAATTGGCTGGCTTGATCTCTTGACAATAAAAAAAGCAATAAGTCTCAATGAACTAAATTATCTAGCACTAACAAAATTAGACATATTAAATAATATCGAATACCTTAAAATTTGCACAGCCTATGAATTTCAAGGTAAAATATATGACTATATACCTACTTCTTGCGAAACAATTGAAAAAGTTAGACCTATATATAAAGTTTTTAAAGGATTTAAAGAAGATATCAGTAATATTAAAAATTATGATGATCTGCCTATTGAAGCTAGAGCATATATTGAATTTATAGAAAAAGAAGTAGGTATTAAAATTTCAATTTTATCTGTTGGATCAGAAAGAGAAAAAACAATTTTTAGGAATCAAGAGTGGAGCAATATTTAA
- the hpt gene encoding hypoxanthine phosphoribosyltransferase: protein MSDKISTLFTEKKIKSKIKELAQKIRNYYKDKNNVVFISLLKGSFMFFADITREIGLNVKIDFLQASSYGNKTLSSLNVLIKKDIEINIENCYVIIFDDIVDTGLTYKKIIAHLQTKKPKEIKICTLFNKPSRRLTEIKIDYTGFEIQNDFIVGYGIDFNEKHRTLRSVAKINQ, encoded by the coding sequence ATGAGTGATAAGATTTCAACTCTGTTTACAGAGAAAAAAATAAAAAGCAAAATCAAAGAATTAGCTCAAAAAATTAGAAATTATTATAAAGACAAAAATAATGTGGTTTTTATATCGCTTCTCAAGGGTTCTTTCATGTTCTTTGCAGATATTACAAGAGAAATTGGGCTTAACGTAAAAATAGATTTTTTGCAAGCTTCAAGTTATGGAAACAAAACCCTATCTTCATTAAACGTGTTGATAAAAAAAGACATTGAAATTAACATAGAAAACTGTTATGTAATAATATTTGATGACATCGTAGACACTGGACTTACATATAAAAAAATAATTGCACACTTACAAACTAAAAAACCCAAAGAAATCAAAATTTGTACGCTTTTTAACAAACCATCTAGAAGACTCACAGAAATAAAAATAGACTATACAGGTTTTGAAATTCAAAATGATTTCATCGTAGGATATGGTATTGATTTTAATGAAAAGCATAGAACTCTTCGAAGTGTAGCAAAAATAAATCAATAG
- a CDS encoding Cof-type HAD-IIB family hydrolase, translating to MNANYEKYKMLVFDLDGTLLNNNHEITPLTFKVLLKLRDDFHIIIATGRRLYEIRDVLLQLKDLRINESYIVTANGSEIFFNNDLLLRCSIDYGIVREIFKVNRKGIDINLYDLHDWYSDGEIRSPIMNHFIRNLGIKPIITDLSELKISSCSKIVYYSHDLLRLEEFANTIREKNFEGISMFYSANDLFEITNVDASKYNAIKNISLYECIGLDSILAFGDNGNDYEMLKNVGKGILMKNAHDRIKSSLPNNELTKFCNDDDGVAKFLIEFFDLDIN from the coding sequence ATGAATGCCAATTATGAAAAGTATAAGATGTTGGTTTTTGATCTTGATGGGACTTTGCTTAATAATAATCATGAAATTACCCCATTAACTTTTAAGGTTTTATTAAAGTTGAGAGATGATTTTCATATAATTATTGCGACTGGTAGACGATTATATGAAATTAGAGATGTTTTGCTGCAGCTTAAAGACTTAAGAATTAATGAGAGCTATATTGTAACAGCTAATGGTTCTGAAATATTTTTCAATAATGATCTTTTATTAAGATGTAGTATTGATTATGGTATAGTAAGAGAAATTTTTAAGGTCAATAGAAAAGGTATTGATATTAATCTTTATGATCTTCATGATTGGTATTCTGATGGAGAGATTAGAAGTCCAATTATGAATCATTTTATTCGTAATTTGGGAATAAAACCAATTATTACTGATTTATCTGAGCTTAAAATAAGCTCTTGTTCTAAGATAGTTTATTATTCTCATGATTTATTGAGACTTGAAGAATTTGCAAATACAATTAGAGAGAAAAATTTTGAAGGCATAAGCATGTTTTATTCTGCTAATGATCTTTTTGAAATTACAAATGTTGATGCTAGCAAATATAATGCTATTAAAAATATTTCTTTGTATGAATGTATTGGCCTGGATTCTATTTTGGCATTTGGTGATAATGGCAATGATTATGAAATGTTGAAAAATGTTGGTAAGGGCATTTTAATGAAAAATGCACATGATCGTATTAAGAGTAGTTTGCCAAACAATGAGCTTACAAAATTTTGTAATGATGATGATGGAGTTGCAAAATTTTTAATAGAATTTTTTGATCTTGATATTAATTAA